Below is a genomic region from Verrucomicrobiales bacterium.
GTTGTTCGCGAGATCGGCGGCGATTCTCCTCCACCAGTTGGGCGTAGGGAAACTCCTGCTGGGGGTACTTGTAGAGGCTGCGCTGATACGAGTGGGTGGGGGTGGAATCGAGATAGTAATAGCATTCCTTGACGTCCTCCCCATGGTTCCCCTGGGGCCCGGTCAGTCCGAAGAGTCGCTCCTTCAAAATGGGGTCGCGACCGTTCCAAAGCGCGATGGCAAAGCAGAGTCGGCATTCCCGGTCGGTCAGGCCCAGCAGCCCATCCTCACCCCATCGATAGGCGCGGCTGACTGCCGCCTCGTGGCCAAAGTAATCCCAGCATTCACCGGTGGCGGAATAATCCTCTCGCACCGTCCCCCACTGCCGTTCGGCCAAATAGGGGCCCCACCGTTTCCAGTTGCGCAGCCGCGCCTGGTCCTCCCTCAATCGCAGGTGCTCCGCGGTGTTGCTTCCGTTCTTCGGCATCCGAGTTCCTTCCCTAGTCCATTGTCCCGGTCGATCTGCTTCAAAGTCCAGCGTGGGTCTCCACCCACCGGGCAGAGAGCCAGAGCGCATCCGAGAGGCGGTTGAGATAGATGAGTATGGCGGTGTTTCCCGGGTCATCGCCCGCCCACAAGGACGCAATACGACGTTCCGCGCGCCGGCAGGTAGTCCGTGCCACATCCAAGGCAGCAGAATCCAAAGTGTCCCCCGGGGTGGCCCAACCTTTGAACGATACCTTCTGCGCCTCGATCTCGGTCACCCATCGATCCAGTCGATCCGTCAGTCCCAGCGAGAACAAATGGTAGCCATCCTTCTCGTAGCGCGACAGATCCTCCGGCAACGTAGCCAGCTCGCCCATCAGGATCACCAGGTCCTTCTGAGTGGCCAAAATGGCGTCCTTGATAAATGCATGCGCCGTCGAGGCGCGGGCCATCCCCAGCGCTGTGTTGAGTTCGTCGACAGAACCATAGGCTTCCACTCGGGGATGATTCTTCGGAACCCGTCGATTGTACATCAGTCCGGTCGTTCCGTCATCGCCGGTTTTCGTCGCTATGCTCATCAGCAGATAGTCTCAGTTCCACGAACAGCCGTGGGTTGGCTTGGTTGCGTTGAGAGCCTAGCGAGGAATTCGGGGAACGCAATGCCTTGGACCGGGATTCTGGATTCATGGGCTCCACAGAGTTTCGGCCTACCTCGTGTACGCCTCACGTCTAGCAGGAAGATTTAGGGGTATGGAGGAGCGCGGGCTGCCGCACTCCACATCTGTCACCTGCGCCGCGAAGTGTCTGGGACTACTGCAGCCCTCTCCAGCTTTTCGGTGCTTCCGGAAGGGGATCCCAGCTCGACAGAGTCGCGCCCTACCCCTTAGCATCGACCCCATGTCCATGACGGAATCACACGCGATCAGTCCTACGCTCGTTGCGGAGCTGCGACGTATCGTCGGGACCGAGCACGTGATTACCTCCGACGCCGAACTCTTGGTCTATGAGTGCGACGCCTACACCCTGGAGAAACAACTGCCGCAGATCGTAGTACTCCCGGGCAGCCCGGAAGAGGTGGCGGCCGTCGTGCAGGTCTGCGCGCGAGAGCGATTGCCGATCGTCCCACGCGGTGCCGGAACCAGCCTCAGTGGCACGGTCTTGGCCGTGACCGGCGGGGTGATGATCTCCCTCACGCGGATGAATCGGGTTCTTTCCCTGGATCCACGCAACCGTCGGGCTCTCGTGGAGGCCGGATGTGTCAACGCCTGGGTCACTCAAGCCGCCAAACCTCACGGCTTGCTGTATGCCCCGGATCCCTCCTCCCAAACCGCGTGCACCATCGGAGGCAACGTCGGCACCAATTCTGGGGGTCCCCACACCCTGAAATACGGGGTCACGACCAATCATGTTCTGGGCTATGAACTCGTCCTTCCCAGCGGTGAAGTCGTTTGGTTGGGCACAACCCCAGAAGGTGGGGAACAGATCGACGGGCTCGATCTGCGGGGAGCTGCGATCGGCACCGAAGGCATGTTCGGCATCGTCACGCGGGTGCTCGTTCGTCTGATCCGTGCGCCACAAGCCTTCAAAACAATGCTGGGGATTTTCGAAACTGT
It encodes:
- a CDS encoding cob(I)yrinic acid a,c-diamide adenosyltransferase; amino-acid sequence: MSIATKTGDDGTTGLMYNRRVPKNHPRVEAYGSVDELNTALGMARASTAHAFIKDAILATQKDLVILMGELATLPEDLSRYEKDGYHLFSLGLTDRLDRWVTEIEAQKVSFKGWATPGDTLDSAALDVARTTCRRAERRIASLWAGDDPGNTAILIYLNRLSDALWLSARWVETHAGL